The following are from one region of the Paenalkalicoccus suaedae genome:
- a CDS encoding 5'-nucleotidase C-terminal domain-containing protein — protein sequence MSTWFSKRKTAIAATAAFVLSAPMAAQADTHSFSDIQESNFFYEAVNVLSADGIINGYEDGTFRPQQGIERQHAAALIARALGLNSPDSYAIDMFDDVDSSSPYASQIAALYERGIILGFDGSFNPTDQITREQMASILVRAYNLAEYLDQPAMETINLDDVHPAHEADVQLLANYDLTTELSDYMAKSDVTRGEFATFLHRTLLLDLPELFDLEVLHTNDLHSRVEQYPRMITAVDRARQAYPDALLVEAGDIFSGTLYFNIFQGLDSVEFMNMMDYDAFVPGNHEFDLGNAETGGHEELAAFFAAANFPVVASNVDFSLDPFVGDMQVGGISDDAEAGSIYDGIIKEVNGEQVGIFGLTTESTATIASPVDVLFSDYIAEAERMVDEFEAAGIDKIIALTHLGYDSNPNLGNDILLAENVEGIDIIVGGHSHDTVLPDVYTENADGEPMEPTVIVQANEYGNLVGELRVGFDANGVIERVGGQHYEVDSFPANAEAAAMLAPLTEEVEAFGGEEIGVEAAVDFPNPRSSGDSLDSVRSNETGLGNVITDGMLVEAKRANAETVIAFQNAGGIRAPLAAGQLTIGDLITVQPFGNRLSIMDLTGAEIKEALEHSVNNAPNESGGFLHVAGMRFTFDSDREVGDRVVSMEVMIDGEYVDLDLNENYFVATNDFTANGGDGFTVFAEAEADGRVQLVGSTDWETLRRHLLTLESPISPVIEGRITDLGRE from the coding sequence ATGTCAACATGGTTTTCTAAGCGTAAGACGGCGATTGCTGCTACTGCAGCATTTGTCTTAAGTGCACCGATGGCAGCACAAGCGGACACTCATTCATTTAGCGATATTCAGGAGAGCAACTTCTTCTACGAAGCGGTTAACGTATTAAGCGCTGACGGTATTATTAATGGATATGAGGATGGTACGTTCCGTCCACAGCAAGGAATCGAGCGTCAGCATGCGGCTGCTTTAATTGCACGTGCGTTAGGTCTAAACAGCCCTGATAGCTACGCAATCGATATGTTTGATGATGTCGATAGCTCAAGCCCATATGCATCTCAAATCGCAGCACTTTATGAGCGTGGAATCATTCTAGGATTTGACGGATCGTTTAATCCAACAGACCAAATTACTCGTGAGCAAATGGCTTCTATCCTCGTTCGCGCGTACAATCTAGCAGAATACCTTGATCAACCAGCAATGGAAACGATCAACTTAGATGACGTTCACCCAGCTCACGAAGCGGATGTACAGCTTCTAGCAAACTACGACCTTACGACAGAACTATCTGATTACATGGCAAAATCTGATGTCACACGTGGGGAGTTCGCAACATTTTTACATAGAACACTGTTGCTAGACCTTCCTGAGTTATTCGATTTAGAAGTCCTTCATACAAATGATCTACACAGCCGAGTGGAGCAGTATCCACGTATGATCACGGCAGTTGACCGTGCACGTCAAGCTTATCCAGACGCTCTCTTAGTAGAAGCTGGAGATATTTTCTCTGGAACACTTTATTTCAACATTTTCCAAGGATTAGACTCCGTTGAGTTTATGAATATGATGGACTATGACGCGTTCGTTCCTGGTAACCATGAATTTGATCTAGGTAACGCAGAGACTGGTGGACACGAAGAGCTTGCGGCATTCTTTGCGGCTGCTAACTTCCCAGTTGTTGCGTCTAACGTCGACTTTAGTCTAGACCCATTCGTAGGTGACATGCAGGTTGGCGGCATCTCAGATGATGCTGAAGCTGGATCTATCTATGATGGCATTATTAAAGAAGTAAACGGTGAGCAGGTTGGTATCTTCGGTCTAACGACTGAAAGCACAGCGACAATCGCAAGCCCAGTAGACGTTCTCTTCTCTGACTACATCGCAGAAGCGGAGCGTATGGTTGACGAGTTTGAAGCAGCTGGCATCGACAAGATCATCGCGCTAACTCACTTAGGCTATGACTCTAACCCTAACCTTGGTAACGACATTCTTTTAGCTGAAAACGTTGAGGGAATTGATATTATCGTTGGTGGACACAGCCATGACACAGTACTTCCTGATGTTTATACAGAAAATGCGGACGGCGAGCCAATGGAACCAACGGTAATCGTCCAAGCAAATGAGTACGGAAATCTTGTAGGTGAACTACGTGTTGGATTTGACGCTAACGGTGTCATCGAGCGCGTTGGCGGACAACACTATGAGGTTGACAGCTTCCCTGCGAATGCAGAAGCAGCAGCAATGCTTGCTCCACTTACAGAAGAAGTAGAAGCATTTGGTGGCGAGGAAATCGGTGTTGAAGCTGCTGTTGACTTCCCTAACCCACGTTCAAGCGGCGACTCTTTAGACAGCGTTCGTTCTAATGAAACTGGACTAGGTAACGTCATCACAGACGGTATGCTTGTTGAAGCGAAGCGTGCAAATGCTGAAACTGTTATTGCTTTCCAAAATGCTGGTGGTATTCGTGCTCCATTAGCAGCAGGACAGCTAACTATTGGTGATCTCATCACTGTTCAGCCTTTCGGTAACCGTCTATCTATCATGGACCTTACTGGTGCTGAAATTAAAGAAGCACTTGAGCACTCTGTAAACAACGCTCCAAACGAAAGCGGTGGATTCCTTCACGTTGCAGGCATGCGCTTTACGTTCGATAGCGACCGCGAAGTAGGCGATCGCGTCGTATCTATGGAAGTAATGATTGATGGTGAGTATGTGGACCTTGATCTAAACGAAAACTACTTCGTAGCAACAAACGACTTCACAGCTAACGGAGGCGATGGCTTCACAGTCTTCGCAGAAGCAGAAGCTGATGGACGAGTTCAGCTAGTAGGATCAACAGATTGGGAAACACTCCGTCGTCACCTACTAACTCTTGAAAGCCCAATCTCTCCAGTAATCGAAGGCCGTATTACGGACTTAGGTAGAGAGTAA
- a CDS encoding TRAP transporter small permease — translation MKTLARIEEAFIAITLLVVTTVLFVNIVLRYGFSANRSWAEELIRYGMIWIAFVGGAVCFRRGAHVGVDFILSFVKGRGQLLIGILVNVASIIFMGFLFKYGMDLIIFTQGTGQITPSLQIPLFYIYLAIPVGAALSIIHLTIMTVQMMRTGEVPATQNVEL, via the coding sequence GTGAAGACGTTAGCGAGAATTGAGGAAGCATTCATAGCAATTACATTGTTAGTCGTAACAACAGTTTTATTTGTAAACATTGTGCTTCGATATGGTTTTTCCGCGAACCGTTCCTGGGCGGAGGAGCTTATCAGGTACGGCATGATTTGGATCGCGTTTGTAGGTGGCGCTGTGTGCTTTAGGCGTGGAGCCCATGTAGGCGTCGATTTTATTCTCAGCTTTGTGAAGGGGAGAGGCCAACTTTTAATCGGAATTCTTGTTAATGTAGCGTCGATCATTTTTATGGGCTTTTTATTTAAATACGGAATGGATTTGATTATCTTTACTCAAGGAACGGGTCAAATCACGCCTTCGTTACAAATTCCACTCTTCTATATATACTTGGCTATTCCAGTTGGAGCGGCGCTGTCCATCATTCACCTTACTATTATGACGGTGCAGATGATGCGAACCGGAGAAGTACCAGCGACTCAAAATGTCGAATTATAA
- a CDS encoding TRAP transporter large permease, protein MITILLILMIILLFMSTPIFVALGLSSFIAVLFASDIQPMILIQRLFGGLDQFALMALPFFILAANIMDVGGLSDRILRWSRALVGHVTGGVAMTTQVASMFFGALSGSSPATVIAIGKIMYPELLRGKYPASFSSGLMASAGAVSLIIPPSITLIIFGSVTGVSISSLFMAGIGAGLIFGISSIIYIYFYAKKHNLPRDKRASLREFLLSTLSAFWALLIPVIILGGIYSGIFSPTEAAGVSAVYALFVSVVIYREMTIKKFYDVLVSSAVTTAQVLVLVSAAQILGWVLTRGGIPQQISAFISENFTSIILFLLVLNLVLLVFGMFMEGVAAIIIMAPLVFPAAVSLGIDPVHLGIIMISNLAIGMYTPPFGINIFVAQSISKINMIQMMPGLIRFFGVNLVALAIITYIPDASLFLVNILR, encoded by the coding sequence ATGATTACGATTCTACTAATTCTCATGATCATTCTTTTATTTATGAGTACACCCATTTTTGTTGCACTTGGCTTGTCATCATTTATCGCGGTGCTTTTCGCAAGCGACATTCAGCCAATGATCCTTATCCAGCGACTCTTTGGTGGCCTTGATCAATTTGCGTTAATGGCACTCCCGTTTTTTATTTTAGCGGCAAACATCATGGACGTCGGTGGGTTATCGGACCGTATCCTACGCTGGTCTCGTGCGCTAGTTGGACACGTAACAGGTGGAGTGGCGATGACAACTCAGGTAGCCAGTATGTTCTTTGGAGCCTTATCGGGGTCTAGTCCCGCAACGGTTATTGCGATCGGTAAGATCATGTATCCGGAGCTTTTACGAGGCAAGTACCCAGCATCGTTTTCGTCAGGTTTGATGGCATCAGCTGGTGCTGTATCACTTATCATTCCGCCAAGTATTACGCTCATCATCTTCGGCTCTGTTACAGGAGTCTCCATCAGCTCCCTGTTCATGGCAGGAATCGGCGCTGGACTAATCTTTGGAATATCGTCCATTATCTATATTTACTTTTATGCAAAAAAGCACAACCTGCCTAGGGATAAACGAGCTTCCTTAAGAGAATTCTTGCTTTCAACGCTAAGTGCGTTTTGGGCACTTCTTATCCCGGTTATCATACTCGGTGGTATCTACTCTGGGATCTTCTCTCCAACAGAGGCAGCTGGTGTATCAGCCGTTTACGCGCTATTCGTGAGTGTCGTTATTTACCGAGAGATGACGATTAAAAAGTTTTACGATGTGTTAGTCAGCTCGGCTGTGACAACGGCTCAAGTGCTCGTGTTAGTATCGGCGGCGCAAATTTTAGGCTGGGTATTAACGAGAGGTGGCATACCTCAACAGATCTCTGCCTTTATTTCAGAAAATTTTACGTCGATTATTCTCTTTTTACTCGTTCTAAATCTCGTCTTACTCGTGTTTGGCATGTTTATGGAGGGTGTGGCAGCTATCATCATTATGGCACCGCTCGTATTCCCAGCGGCTGTTTCACTCGGCATTGACCCTGTGCATTTAGGCATTATTATGATTTCAAACCTTGCTATTGGGATGTACACACCACCATTTGGTATTAATATATTCGTTGCACAGTCCATATCCAAAATAAATATGATTCAAATGATGCCGGGATTAATCAGGTTCTTTGGGGTTAACCTTGTGGCACTTGCCATCATCACTTATATTCCAGATGCGTCACTATTCCTTGTAAATATACTTAGATAA
- a CDS encoding Zn-dependent hydrolase — protein sequence MEQSIERVGRMLSAINKVGHTKNGQQRIAYTAEEDRVFEVVADWCKELSMTVRMDQAGNLIARRKGRQDDLPAIAIGSHLDTVYTGGGFDGTIGVIAGVEIIHRLNEAHVETEHPIEVIAFRAEESSRFGVATIGSKAMAGTFDTERLQHVKDRDGVTLKEALQQKGLHVETMNESKRTREELQAFFEMHIEQGPELEQAKKPVAIASAIAAPTRLSIDIMGKYAHSGTTAMDKRKDALVVASHLILAVESFAKTEASLGTIGTVGIVDVDNGAMNVVPGHVTLKVDIRGINVASIKRVVEAVYEKAEKLASDQKVAIEVEVISEEAPVPLSERLQHTLKQAAGSVGIAPITIPSGAGHDAMNLAAFTDSALLFIPSRDGVSHHPEEYSSMQDIVCGIDVLEEAVKQEAVAHTKELNSP from the coding sequence ATGGAGCAATCAATAGAGAGAGTGGGACGCATGCTGTCGGCAATCAATAAAGTCGGACACACGAAAAATGGACAGCAGCGGATCGCGTATACAGCAGAAGAAGACCGTGTCTTTGAGGTAGTTGCAGATTGGTGCAAAGAACTCAGTATGACAGTCCGCATGGATCAAGCGGGGAATTTAATTGCACGGCGGAAAGGACGCCAAGATGATTTACCAGCAATTGCGATTGGATCGCATTTAGATACGGTGTATACAGGTGGCGGCTTTGACGGGACTATAGGTGTCATAGCAGGTGTAGAGATAATTCACCGCTTAAATGAGGCACATGTGGAGACCGAGCATCCAATCGAGGTGATCGCCTTTCGGGCGGAGGAATCGTCTCGCTTTGGCGTCGCGACAATCGGAAGTAAAGCGATGGCTGGCACGTTTGACACGGAACGACTCCAGCACGTCAAGGATCGGGATGGCGTTACGCTTAAAGAGGCGTTACAGCAAAAGGGTCTTCACGTGGAGACGATGAACGAGAGTAAACGAACGAGAGAAGAGCTGCAGGCGTTTTTTGAAATGCATATCGAGCAAGGCCCCGAGCTCGAGCAGGCGAAAAAGCCAGTCGCTATCGCCTCTGCTATTGCAGCTCCGACAAGGCTATCGATAGATATTATGGGCAAGTACGCACATTCAGGAACGACGGCGATGGATAAACGAAAGGATGCGTTAGTGGTAGCCTCTCACCTTATTCTTGCCGTGGAGTCCTTTGCGAAAACGGAAGCAAGCTTAGGTACGATCGGCACGGTTGGAATCGTGGATGTGGACAATGGTGCGATGAATGTGGTACCAGGGCACGTCACGCTTAAGGTAGATATTCGTGGAATTAATGTGGCATCGATCAAGCGAGTAGTGGAAGCTGTTTATGAGAAAGCCGAAAAGCTCGCATCGGATCAAAAAGTGGCAATCGAAGTCGAGGTCATTAGTGAAGAGGCTCCTGTGCCACTGAGTGAGAGATTACAACACACGTTAAAGCAAGCCGCAGGGAGTGTTGGGATCGCACCGATCACAATTCCTAGCGGTGCCGGACATGATGCCATGAATCTCGCAGCATTTACAGATAGCGCCCTTTTATTTATTCCATCCCGTGATGGAGTAAGCCATCATCCGGAGGAATACTCCTCCATGCAAGACATCGTTTGTGGAATAGATGTTTTAGAAGAAGCGGTAAAGCAAGAGGCAGTGGCGCACACGAAGGAGTTGAACAGTCCATGA
- a CDS encoding PucR family transcriptional regulator, with amino-acid sequence MAITVEQAMKIEGLNECHIRAGYKGISKLVKHVTIMEVPDIVQWLKGEELMLTSLYSIYDDEKAQGELIKQLHEKGTSALAIKPHRFIADIPEIILKEANKYDFPIIEIPKEIPYIDILSPVMKRIYSNRDVLYEDLQGAYQLMNETSLNRGGIQRLQQILSDFIKHDVFIESFVPYVGISEGQESLAPLETWKKDELEHMQRPTSVERVDRTTGEAVSCIVAPIVIDNVLYGTITSVDSDELQIDVALAILERASTLLALEFMRKKVTHELEQQYKSDFFYDLFFSQIQSESLMVEKGQLYGFDLNKKYLCMAIQFRFDKQGGLKPIAHTVDQLELICSQREKDAIIGSFKNGVYVLYPTAGKKVDRIHQEITLLYRELDRIVQATFYMGIGRPYFEIGNLRESLDQAERSVVLGRTFFEEKRLVFYEDLGVYRLFAEIKNTEEMHQFFGETVNALVEYDRDHDLELMETLRVYFTHNESLNQTSKALFIHVNTLKYRLQRIKLLTGLSVQSSEDKLMLHLGLKVFDFIKNDYRYQ; translated from the coding sequence ATGGCAATTACAGTGGAGCAGGCGATGAAAATTGAAGGGCTGAACGAATGTCACATTCGCGCCGGATATAAGGGAATATCGAAGCTTGTGAAGCATGTGACGATCATGGAGGTCCCTGATATTGTGCAGTGGTTAAAAGGGGAAGAGCTCATGCTTACTAGCCTCTATTCGATTTATGATGACGAGAAGGCGCAGGGAGAGCTGATTAAGCAGTTGCATGAGAAAGGCACCTCGGCTCTTGCGATTAAGCCGCACCGATTTATTGCAGATATTCCAGAGATCATCTTAAAAGAAGCGAATAAATACGACTTTCCGATTATCGAAATCCCTAAGGAAATCCCGTATATCGATATTTTATCTCCGGTGATGAAGCGGATTTACTCGAACCGTGATGTGCTTTATGAGGATTTACAGGGTGCGTATCAGCTCATGAATGAAACGAGCTTAAATAGAGGCGGCATTCAGCGTCTCCAGCAAATTTTAAGTGATTTTATTAAGCACGATGTGTTCATTGAGAGTTTTGTCCCGTACGTAGGCATATCCGAAGGGCAAGAAAGCTTAGCACCACTTGAGACGTGGAAAAAGGATGAACTTGAGCACATGCAACGACCAACGAGCGTGGAGCGCGTCGATCGGACTACTGGAGAGGCCGTCTCCTGTATCGTTGCCCCAATCGTCATTGATAATGTGTTGTACGGAACGATAACGAGCGTAGATAGTGACGAGCTACAAATTGATGTGGCATTAGCCATATTAGAGCGAGCGTCGACGCTTTTAGCACTCGAATTTATGCGGAAAAAAGTCACGCATGAGCTTGAGCAACAGTATAAAAGTGATTTCTTCTATGACCTCTTTTTCTCGCAAATCCAAAGTGAGAGTCTCATGGTCGAAAAAGGACAGCTATACGGATTTGATTTAAATAAAAAGTATTTATGTATGGCGATTCAATTTCGCTTTGATAAACAAGGTGGCTTAAAGCCTATCGCGCATACCGTAGATCAGCTCGAGCTTATTTGTTCGCAGCGAGAAAAGGATGCGATTATCGGTTCCTTCAAAAATGGCGTGTACGTTTTATATCCAACGGCAGGAAAAAAAGTTGACCGCATTCATCAAGAGATCACGCTGTTATATAGAGAGCTTGATCGCATCGTCCAAGCAACGTTTTATATGGGAATTGGACGCCCGTACTTTGAGATTGGGAATCTCCGTGAAAGTCTTGATCAGGCGGAGCGATCGGTTGTGCTTGGTCGTACCTTCTTTGAAGAGAAACGGCTCGTCTTTTATGAAGATCTTGGCGTCTATCGCTTATTTGCCGAAATTAAAAACACCGAGGAAATGCATCAATTTTTTGGTGAGACGGTGAACGCATTAGTGGAGTATGACCGCGATCATGATTTAGAGCTAATGGAGACGTTACGCGTCTACTTTACGCACAATGAGTCACTTAATCAAACGTCAAAAGCTCTGTTTATTCACGTAAATACACTGAAGTATCGCTTGCAACGCATCAAACTGTTAACGGGCTTAAGTGTCCAATCCTCGGAGGATAAGCTGATGCTTCACTTAGGCTTAAAAGTATTTGACTTTATTAAAAATGACTATCGATATCAATGA
- a CDS encoding flagellin: protein MIINNNIPALNTHRQMGINQGNMQSAMEKLSSGLRINRAGDDAAGLAISEKMRAQINGLDQSSRNAQDGISLIQTAEGALDETHNILQRMRELAVQSANDTNVDVDRAEIQKEINELAAEITRIADTTEFNTQNLLGGDFKGTFHIGANQGQNIELTVNDMSAEALGVVSDSINIGSSGSAVTGVKADLGFNLNGAELTAVEGSAVAASLSANASGINTAGFAEDIAVFFSEGVTNAGGVTFDGANNITLSATGDIPWDNIDASTAGTIVVAADGDDVTVSINVTDSDGNIYSIEDTLIADEDGNFSYDNHGVGFSLSAADFGNLVGNDVTIDLTAKDAAGTDFTGNIDTASNWESMTVSPGGSAATIAGGIELDAANPQWIPGTNNINITGAGLDAGSGSITVTIENADGSVSEDVFTFADAQTGQTFTYDNHGVTFSMDINDATAFEFDQEINVIDAAVSVGSEGPLELTVTDASGSTQALSVNLAEGTYSLEEIETAINDAAGFTLASIENGNLVLTSGNTGDGSSVNITDVGGFGSLLSTGEANGSDTSISLTLSNAEGTEIDSAVVAPGTNEVSFTDASGNQATFSLNSSNDLSNIARDFAASDFNRVITGIDVSSQEEADKAITAINNAIETVSAQRSNLGAVQNRLEHTIANLDNSSENLSAAESRIRDVDMAREMMEMTRSNILSQASQSMLAQANQQPQSVLQLLG from the coding sequence ATGATTATCAACAATAACATTCCAGCGTTAAACACACACCGTCAAATGGGTATCAACCAAGGCAACATGCAGTCTGCAATGGAGAAGCTATCTTCAGGACTACGCATCAACCGCGCAGGAGACGACGCAGCAGGACTTGCGATTTCTGAGAAGATGAGAGCGCAGATAAATGGTTTAGATCAGTCTAGCCGTAACGCTCAAGATGGTATCTCTCTAATTCAGACAGCTGAAGGTGCCCTTGATGAGACTCATAACATTCTTCAAAGAATGCGTGAACTTGCAGTTCAGTCGGCGAACGATACGAATGTAGATGTAGATCGCGCAGAAATTCAAAAAGAAATTAACGAGTTAGCTGCAGAGATCACTCGAATTGCAGATACGACAGAATTCAACACTCAAAATCTATTAGGCGGAGATTTTAAAGGTACATTCCATATTGGAGCGAACCAAGGACAAAATATTGAACTTACTGTAAATGATATGAGTGCTGAAGCTCTAGGGGTCGTTTCGGATAGTATTAATATTGGGAGCAGTGGATCTGCTGTAACAGGTGTAAAAGCAGATCTAGGATTTAACTTAAATGGTGCCGAGTTAACGGCTGTAGAAGGTTCTGCTGTTGCTGCTAGCCTCTCTGCTAATGCTAGTGGTATTAACACAGCTGGTTTTGCTGAAGATATCGCTGTATTCTTTTCTGAAGGTGTAACTAATGCAGGCGGCGTAACATTTGATGGAGCAAATAATATAACACTCTCTGCAACCGGAGATATTCCTTGGGACAATATTGATGCTAGTACAGCTGGAACTATTGTTGTTGCAGCAGATGGCGATGATGTCACAGTATCAATTAACGTTACAGATAGTGATGGAAATATTTATAGTATTGAAGACACATTAATTGCAGATGAAGATGGAAATTTCTCTTACGATAACCATGGGGTCGGCTTTAGCCTATCAGCAGCTGACTTTGGTAATTTAGTTGGCAATGATGTTACTATAGATCTAACTGCGAAAGATGCTGCTGGAACTGATTTTACTGGGAATATTGACACAGCTAGCAATTGGGAGAGTATGACAGTTTCTCCTGGAGGTAGTGCAGCAACAATCGCTGGAGGTATTGAATTAGATGCGGCTAACCCTCAGTGGATTCCAGGAACAAATAATATCAATATTACTGGTGCTGGACTTGATGCGGGAAGTGGTTCAATTACAGTAACTATCGAAAATGCTGACGGCAGTGTTTCTGAAGATGTATTTACATTTGCAGATGCACAGACAGGTCAAACATTTACTTATGATAACCACGGTGTGACGTTCAGTATGGACATTAATGATGCAACAGCATTTGAATTTGATCAAGAAATCAATGTGATTGATGCTGCTGTTTCTGTTGGAAGTGAAGGCCCATTAGAGTTAACCGTCACAGATGCTTCTGGATCAACACAAGCACTTTCTGTTAACTTGGCAGAGGGGACATATAGTCTTGAGGAGATTGAGACAGCTATAAACGATGCAGCAGGATTCACTCTAGCATCTATCGAAAATGGGAATCTTGTATTAACTTCAGGTAATACTGGTGATGGATCTTCGGTTAATATTACAGATGTCGGTGGGTTTGGTAGTCTATTGTCCACTGGCGAAGCTAACGGAAGTGACACGAGCATTAGTCTTACATTGAGCAATGCAGAAGGAACAGAAATAGACTCAGCTGTAGTAGCTCCAGGAACTAACGAAGTTTCTTTTACTGATGCTAGTGGTAATCAAGCTACTTTCTCACTAAATTCTTCAAATGACTTAAGTAATATTGCCCGTGATTTTGCAGCTTCTGACTTTAACCGAGTTATTACTGGTATCGATGTTTCTTCTCAGGAAGAAGCTGATAAAGCGATCACAGCAATTAATAATGCTATCGAAACTGTATCTGCGCAACGATCTAACTTAGGTGCTGTTCAGAACCGTCTTGAGCACACAATTGCTAACCTAGACAACTCTTCTGAGAACCTGTCTGCTGCGGAGTCACGTATCCGTGACGTAGACATGGCTCGTGAAATGATGGAGATGACTCGTTCAAACATTCTTTCTCAAGCTTCTCAGTCAATGCTAGCACAGGCTAACCAACAGCCACAGTCAGTGCTTCAGTTATTGGGATAA
- a CDS encoding TRAP transporter substrate-binding protein: protein MKGKKWSLFALLALIAMVVLAACGGSNGGNNEPEEAGAEEPTNEASNDANNEATNNEAATDVSYEELTITFSHNQPIESPEHVGAEKFKELVEEQSGGAITVDVYPAQQLGNLREQVEGTQIGEIDITMQPSAVISPFVDDIKAVDLPYLWPTDKEQMYEVQDSEVGAELLATLENGGFQGLGYWPGGFKLFTTNGIEVHSPEDFEGVTMRTMESPVLLAQYEGWGGNPIPVPYSEVYNALQQGIVDGQENPLQTIFLNNYHEVQDTVIESYHGSMTYILMANQGWFNGLPEETQTLIRQAEEEARMAARQALEDTEDQFREDIIATGVNYYELTAEEIDAFREASLPIHAAEYSTPEQQELLEKLYQEIEAVTGE from the coding sequence ATGAAAGGGAAAAAGTGGAGCTTATTCGCATTACTAGCATTAATCGCAATGGTCGTTTTGGCAGCGTGTGGAGGATCTAACGGAGGTAACAACGAGCCGGAAGAAGCGGGTGCGGAGGAGCCAACTAATGAAGCATCCAATGATGCAAACAACGAAGCAACAAATAACGAAGCCGCAACAGACGTTTCTTACGAAGAACTGACAATCACATTCAGTCACAACCAGCCAATCGAAAGTCCAGAGCACGTTGGAGCAGAGAAGTTTAAAGAGCTAGTGGAAGAGCAGTCAGGCGGAGCGATTACAGTGGACGTGTATCCTGCACAGCAGCTTGGTAACCTTCGGGAGCAAGTAGAAGGTACGCAAATTGGTGAAATTGATATTACGATGCAACCATCTGCGGTTATCTCACCGTTTGTGGATGACATTAAAGCCGTAGACTTACCTTACTTATGGCCAACGGATAAAGAGCAGATGTATGAAGTACAGGACAGTGAAGTAGGAGCTGAGCTTTTAGCTACGCTTGAAAACGGTGGGTTCCAAGGACTTGGCTACTGGCCTGGTGGATTTAAGCTATTTACGACAAACGGCATTGAAGTACATTCTCCAGAAGATTTTGAAGGGGTAACGATGCGTACGATGGAGTCACCAGTACTGCTTGCTCAATATGAAGGCTGGGGCGGAAATCCGATTCCGGTACCTTACTCTGAAGTATACAATGCGCTACAGCAAGGGATTGTAGATGGACAAGAGAATCCGTTACAAACGATTTTCTTAAATAATTATCATGAAGTGCAAGACACAGTGATCGAGAGTTATCATGGGTCGATGACGTATATCTTAATGGCAAATCAAGGCTGGTTCAATGGTCTTCCAGAGGAAACGCAGACGTTGATTCGTCAAGCAGAGGAAGAAGCGCGTATGGCGGCTCGTCAAGCACTGGAGGATACAGAGGATCAGTTCCGTGAAGACATTATTGCAACTGGTGTGAACTACTATGAGCTTACGGCAGAGGAAATTGATGCATTCCGTGAAGCATCGTTACCAATTCACGCAGCAGAATATAGCACACCGGAGCAACAGGAGCTATTAGAGAAGCTTTATCAGGAAATTGAAGCAGTAACCGGCGAATAG
- a CDS encoding copper amine oxidase N-terminal domain-containing protein codes for MKNLTKLFMVFVLLFSSAVTLFSYPTGSQAREVVELDGAELVGNRTLVPLRAIFEELGAVVDWNQAAKSVTAYKGSQRVFLTIGSRHTTVNGEHVVIDVPAQVSDGRTLVPLRFVSEALGADVQWNGQSATATITSAEKVIHVKVGKTSRYEEQALNLVKRHFDYDPSVNYRVELLHGTQFYLIEARVDFGSGIPSLVDAFIIVPSIYSDNPVIQNQLYEEDFDDFWYTVQILRSGIFG; via the coding sequence ATGAAAAACCTAACGAAGCTTTTCATGGTGTTTGTTCTATTATTTAGTTCGGCAGTTACCTTATTTTCTTACCCGACGGGGAGTCAGGCTCGGGAGGTTGTGGAGTTGGATGGGGCGGAGCTTGTTGGGAATCGGACGCTGGTGCCGTTGCGTGCTATTTTTGAAGAGCTTGGAGCTGTGGTTGATTGGAATCAGGCGGCGAAGTCGGTTACGGCGTATAAGGGGAGTCAGCGTGTGTTTTTGACGATTGGGTCGAGGCATACGACGGTGAATGGGGAGCATGTGGTGATTGATGTGCCTGCGCAGGTGAGCGATGGGCGGACGCTTGTGCCGCTGCGTTTTGTGAGTGAGGCGCTTGGTGCTGATGTGCAGTGGAATGGTCAAAGTGCGACGGCGACGATTACGTCGGCGGAGAAAGTGATTCATGTGAAGGTTGGGAAGACGTCGAGGTATGAGGAACAGGCGTTGAATTTGGTGAAGAGGCATTTTGATTATGATCCGAGTGTCAATTATCGAGTAGAGCTACTTCATGGCACGCAATTTTATTTAATTGAAGCTAGAGTAGATTTTGGTAGTGGTATTCCATCATTGGTAGATGCATTTATTATTGTGCCTTCGATATATTCTGATAATCCTGTGATTCAGAATCAACTATACGAAGAAGACTTCGATGACTTCTGGTATACGGTTCAAATACTTCGCAGTGGAATTTTTGGATAG